In the Aromatoleum bremense genome, one interval contains:
- a CDS encoding CHASE domain-containing protein: MADDRSIGSAGSRPGRRPGRILTMTLLAAALAVLATWVVWVQQSEGYRRDLAAQFESKTGEIAVRIHERFLAYRLVLHGGRGLFEVMDTVDRRTWHEYVDSLKLGEDIPGVQGLGFTLWLEPAELERHIDALHTEGVDSYRVWPEGPRGGYSSIVMLEPLDWRNQRALGYDMYSEPVRREAMDRALRTGSAAMSGKTTLVQETTADVQAGVLIYTPVFVRGMPTASEAQRRRALHGWVYMPFRMTNLMQGMLGPHSEGVRLRVFDQDERPQSLLYDSHPGRVADEQPEFASVKHLTLAGRTWLVRLEALPGYASRFDVRGAELTAIGMVGLLFVMTTWFFALTRERARALAHTTASLLRSERRYSTLVNVAQEGIAATDAEFRLTFVNPNLAEILGRSEAELLGRPLDELWRGGEAEKREQILARLGRGQGRRYETDLVRGDGRLLTALVSDAPLTTGEGRLRGAIVVMLDITERKDVERRIAHLATHDVLTGIPNRLMFSQQLTHAVDQAKRYGHRFALLFVDLDRFKRVNDEFGHHAGDQLLREAVRRMQHAVRSSDMLGRRGGDEFVVLLPEIESGHDAEVVAEKIRLALERPFVIDGEEATISSSIGIALYPDHGTDEDALMRHADEAMYRAKGEGRNRVGY; encoded by the coding sequence GGTCGTATGGGTACAGCAATCCGAAGGCTATCGGCGCGACCTCGCCGCGCAGTTCGAGTCCAAAACTGGGGAAATCGCGGTGCGCATCCACGAGCGGTTTCTCGCATACCGCCTCGTGCTGCACGGTGGGCGCGGCCTGTTTGAGGTGATGGACACGGTCGATCGCCGGACATGGCATGAGTACGTCGACTCGCTGAAGCTGGGAGAGGACATCCCGGGCGTTCAGGGTCTCGGCTTCACGCTCTGGCTGGAGCCCGCGGAACTCGAGCGCCACATCGACGCGCTGCATACCGAGGGGGTCGACAGCTATCGTGTGTGGCCGGAAGGACCGCGCGGCGGTTATTCGAGCATCGTCATGCTCGAGCCGCTCGACTGGCGCAACCAGCGCGCCCTGGGCTACGACATGTACTCCGAACCGGTGCGCCGCGAGGCGATGGACCGCGCGCTGCGCACCGGCAGCGCTGCGATGTCGGGCAAGACCACCCTGGTCCAGGAAACGACCGCCGACGTCCAGGCGGGCGTGCTGATCTACACGCCGGTGTTCGTGAGAGGCATGCCGACCGCGAGCGAAGCCCAGCGGCGGCGGGCGCTGCACGGCTGGGTATATATGCCGTTCCGCATGACGAATCTGATGCAGGGCATGCTCGGACCCCATTCGGAAGGCGTGCGCCTGAGGGTCTTCGACCAGGATGAACGCCCGCAATCCCTGCTGTATGACAGCCACCCGGGCCGCGTCGCCGACGAGCAGCCGGAATTCGCGAGCGTCAAGCACCTCACGCTGGCCGGTCGCACGTGGCTGGTGAGGCTCGAGGCGCTGCCGGGTTATGCGTCGCGGTTCGATGTGCGGGGTGCCGAACTGACCGCGATCGGCATGGTCGGGTTGCTGTTCGTCATGACGACATGGTTTTTCGCGCTGACCCGCGAGCGCGCGAGGGCGCTCGCGCACACGACGGCGTCACTGCTGCGCAGCGAACGCCGGTACAGCACGCTTGTGAATGTGGCCCAGGAGGGGATTGCGGCCACCGACGCGGAATTTCGCCTGACTTTCGTGAACCCCAACCTCGCGGAGATCCTCGGACGAAGCGAAGCAGAATTGCTCGGCCGGCCGCTGGATGAATTGTGGCGAGGCGGCGAGGCGGAGAAGCGCGAACAGATCCTCGCGCGGCTGGGCAGGGGGCAGGGCAGGCGCTACGAGACGGACTTGGTGCGCGGCGACGGACGGCTGCTCACCGCGCTGGTGTCCGACGCTCCGCTCACCACCGGCGAGGGCCGGTTGAGGGGGGCGATCGTCGTGATGCTGGACATCACCGAACGCAAGGACGTCGAGCGCCGCATCGCCCATCTGGCGACGCACGACGTGCTGACCGGCATTCCGAACCGGCTGATGTTCAGCCAGCAGCTGACGCATGCGGTAGATCAGGCGAAGCGGTATGGCCACCGGTTCGCCCTGCTGTTCGTGGATCTCGACCGCTTCAAGCGCGTGAACGACGAATTTGGCCACCACGCCGGCGATCAGTTGCTGCGCGAAGCGGTCAGGCGGATGCAGCACGCAGTGCGCTCGAGCGACATGCTCGGGCGGCGCGGCGGGGACGAATTCGTCGTGCTGCTGCCGGAGATCGAGTCCGGCCACGACGCGGAGGTGGTCGCCGAGAAGATCCGCCTGGCGCTCGAGCGGCCTTTCGTTATCGACGGTGAAGAGGCCACCATCTCGTCGAGCATCGGCATCGCGCTGTATCCCGATCACGGCACCGACGAGGATGCGTTGATGCGGCATGCCGACGAGGCGATGTACCGCGCCAAGGGCGAAGGGCGAAACCGCGTCGGTTACTGA
- a CDS encoding glycine cleavage system protein R, whose protein sequence is MSRLLVLTVIGDDRPGLVEELSSVITAHHGNWLESSMAQLAGKFAGLLKISVPPEQVQALETALAKLSALRVMVECSMNSTAETAHRHRRLSFSLVGHDRIGIVREVSQVFARHGVNVEKLVTHTSTAPMSSETLFHAEAELKAGEHVDADALKADLERLSNDLIADINLDELVG, encoded by the coding sequence GTGTCCAGACTACTCGTTCTCACGGTGATCGGCGACGATCGCCCCGGGCTCGTCGAAGAGCTCTCGTCGGTCATCACCGCCCATCACGGCAACTGGCTCGAATCGTCGATGGCCCAGCTCGCGGGCAAGTTCGCCGGCCTGCTCAAGATCAGCGTGCCGCCCGAACAGGTGCAGGCGCTGGAAACCGCGCTGGCGAAACTCTCGGCGCTGCGCGTGATGGTGGAATGCTCGATGAACAGCACCGCCGAGACAGCCCACCGCCATCGCCGGCTCTCGTTCAGCCTCGTCGGGCACGACCGCATCGGCATCGTTCGCGAAGTCTCGCAGGTGTTCGCGCGCCACGGCGTCAACGTCGAAAAACTCGTCACCCACACGTCGACCGCACCGATGTCGTCGGAGACGCTGTTCCATGCCGAAGCGGAGCTGAAGGCCGGCGAGCATGTCGATGCCGACGCGCTCAAGGCCGATCTCGAGCGTCTTTCGAACGACCTGATCGCCGACATCAACCTCGACGAGCTGGTCGGCTGA
- a CDS encoding biotin/lipoyl-containing protein: protein MPKYPECWDSCGSCRTGEVFVQSVLVRNGEKIGTDETLIVLETGKVALDIPSPYSGILIDVRVEEGDPIDEGEVIATIEVD, encoded by the coding sequence ATGCCGAAATATCCGGAATGCTGGGACAGCTGCGGCTCATGCCGAACCGGCGAAGTGTTCGTCCAGAGCGTGCTGGTCCGCAACGGCGAAAAAATCGGCACGGACGAGACGCTGATCGTGCTCGAAACGGGCAAAGTCGCTCTCGACATTCCCAGCCCGTACTCCGGAATCCTTATCGACGTGCGCGTCGAAGAAGGCGATCCGATCGACGAGGGCGAAGTCATCGCGACGATCGAAGTGGACTGA
- a CDS encoding ferredoxin--NADP reductase, with protein sequence MSNLAVERVLSVHHWNDSLFSFRTTRDRGLRFENGQFVMIGLEVDGRPLTRAYSIASPNYEEHLEFFSIKVPNGPLTSRLQHLKEGDPIVVSKKPTGTLVLHDLKPGKRLYMLATGTGLAPFLSLMQDPHTYERFEHVVLIHGVRTVSELAYRDFITRELADNEFFGEDARNKLIYYPTVTREPFVNQGRLTDLIETGKLFEDIGLPPLDPEHDRAMICGSPAMLKDSCAMLDARGFKISRHIGEPGDYVIERAFVEK encoded by the coding sequence ATGAGCAATCTCGCTGTCGAACGTGTCCTGAGTGTCCACCACTGGAACGACTCGCTGTTCAGCTTCCGCACGACGCGTGACCGCGGCCTGCGCTTCGAGAACGGCCAGTTCGTGATGATAGGCCTCGAAGTGGACGGCCGGCCGCTGACCCGCGCCTACAGCATCGCGAGCCCGAACTACGAGGAGCATCTCGAGTTCTTCAGCATCAAGGTGCCGAACGGGCCGCTCACGTCGCGGCTGCAGCACCTCAAGGAAGGCGATCCGATCGTCGTCAGCAAGAAGCCGACCGGGACGCTCGTGCTGCACGACCTCAAGCCGGGCAAGCGCCTCTACATGCTCGCGACCGGCACCGGCCTCGCCCCATTCCTGAGCCTGATGCAGGACCCGCATACGTATGAGCGCTTCGAGCACGTCGTGCTGATCCATGGCGTGCGCACCGTGTCGGAACTCGCCTACCGCGACTTCATCACGAGGGAACTCGCGGACAACGAGTTCTTCGGCGAGGACGCGCGCAACAAGCTGATCTATTACCCGACCGTCACGCGCGAGCCGTTCGTCAACCAGGGGCGGCTGACGGACCTCATCGAGACCGGCAAGCTGTTCGAGGACATCGGCCTGCCGCCGCTCGACCCGGAGCACGATCGCGCGATGATCTGCGGCAGCCCGGCGATGCTCAAGGACAGCTGCGCGATGCTCGACGCGCGCGGCTTCAAGATCTCGCGCCATATCGGAGAGCCGGGCGACTACGTGATCGAGCGCGCCTTCGTCGAGAAGTGA